In Pseudoalteromonas sp. MM1, a single window of DNA contains:
- a CDS encoding LysM peptidoglycan-binding domain-containing protein translates to MNKSPLLIALALALSGCQTLTTVDSDAQAATQANKRLEGASPNDINNALMVNEQYQHVEQSEDAPVFDDVWERIRYQLSIDVPQNRPVVTERNYYARHQAYLDRISKRAEPYLHFIVEEVEKREMPIEIALLPIVESAFDPFGYSNRSASGIWQFMPATGERFDLKQNWWYDGRRDIVQSTRAALDYLSYLHKTLEGDWLNAIAAYNSGEGRLMRAIKKNRKKHLPTDFWSLDLPSETTAYVPKLLALADLLKRADEFNVKWKPVINAQVVEVVDVGTQIDLALAADMADMTLTELYRLNPGFNRWATDPNGPHFLLLPTDKAEQFSQKLAQTDVKDRLRWQQYTVARGDSLSVIAKKFTTSTSAIRSLNKLKSNTIRIGQQLLVPLTDGAINSEHLPKQMRLAANKATRTKLSHTVKSGDTLWDISREYDVTMDELASWNKLKKNAVLKLNQKLTVYKSASKPQATASTNRTITYKVRRGDSLARIASKFNLTVSEIIKWNNLAGQKYLQPGQKLKLKVDVRSS, encoded by the coding sequence ATGAATAAATCTCCTCTATTAATTGCCTTGGCGCTTGCGCTAAGTGGTTGTCAAACATTAACAACCGTAGATTCAGACGCACAAGCTGCTACCCAAGCAAATAAGCGCTTAGAAGGCGCAAGCCCTAACGATATTAACAATGCATTGATGGTAAACGAGCAATATCAACACGTTGAGCAGAGCGAAGACGCCCCCGTTTTTGATGATGTGTGGGAACGCATTCGCTACCAACTGTCTATTGATGTACCGCAAAACCGCCCTGTTGTTACCGAGCGTAATTACTATGCGCGTCATCAAGCTTATTTAGACCGCATTTCAAAACGCGCAGAACCTTACTTACACTTTATTGTTGAAGAAGTAGAAAAGCGCGAAATGCCTATCGAAATCGCCCTTTTACCTATTGTAGAAAGTGCGTTTGACCCATTTGGTTACTCTAATCGCAGTGCTTCGGGTATTTGGCAATTTATGCCAGCAACGGGCGAGCGTTTTGATTTAAAACAAAACTGGTGGTATGACGGCCGACGCGACATAGTGCAATCTACGCGTGCTGCCCTTGATTACTTATCGTATTTACATAAAACCCTTGAAGGCGATTGGTTAAACGCCATAGCGGCTTATAACTCGGGCGAAGGGCGCTTAATGCGTGCGATTAAGAAAAATCGTAAAAAGCATTTACCTACCGATTTTTGGTCTTTAGATTTACCAAGCGAAACCACCGCGTATGTACCAAAGCTTTTAGCTCTTGCCGATTTATTAAAACGTGCTGATGAGTTTAATGTAAAGTGGAAACCAGTTATTAACGCGCAAGTTGTAGAGGTGGTTGATGTAGGCACGCAGATTGACTTAGCACTTGCCGCAGATATGGCCGATATGACCCTTACTGAGTTATACAGGTTAAACCCAGGCTTTAACCGCTGGGCGACCGACCCTAACGGCCCGCACTTTTTACTATTACCCACCGATAAAGCTGAACAATTTAGCCAAAAGCTGGCGCAAACCGATGTTAAAGACCGCCTACGCTGGCAACAATACACAGTGGCGCGCGGTGATAGCCTATCGGTTATTGCTAAAAAGTTTACCACCAGCACCAGTGCTATTCGTTCGCTTAATAAATTAAAGTCAAACACCATACGTATTGGCCAACAGTTATTAGTCCCCTTAACCGATGGGGCAATTAATAGCGAACATTTACCTAAGCAAATGCGTTTAGCTGCTAATAAAGCCACCCGTACTAAGTTGTCGCATACAGTTAAAAGTGGCGACACCCTGTGGGACATTAGCCGCGAATACGATGTCACTATGGATGAACTGGCTTCGTGGAACAAGTTGAAGAAAAATGCAGTACTTAAATTAAATCAAAAGCTTACTGTTTATAAATCAGCGAGTAAACCACAAGCAACTGCAAGTACCAATCGTACTATTACCTACAAAGTACGCCGTGGTGACTCGCTTGCACGTATTGCCTCTAAATTTAATTTAACCGTAAGCGAAATAATTAAGTGGAATAACTTAGCCGGCCAAAAGTATTTACAACCGGGTCAAAAGTTAAAGCTTAAAGTTGATGTAAGAAGTAGTTAA
- a CDS encoding class I SAM-dependent methyltransferase, with protein sequence MKPALSFQEGPKPLSWQQFPHGDYLRADIEQKMDQWLGRMFGYHMLKLGNLSGELNTSVSTIKHQVCVAEKGPYTGVIADIDELPFYEHSVDACILSHCLEYHSDPHHILREAHRTLIPGGYIVITGFNPFSLCGLAQMLPFSGQKLPWTGRFFTPARVKDWLNLLGFEIISDDRFIYSSLARGNRLSRFAFWRSFAKQYLKPMGSVYMLVARKRVAPLTPIKPKWHARPQFSPVKGAGLRQTSKQHFKQCEQKNNNS encoded by the coding sequence ATGAAACCAGCCCTTAGTTTTCAAGAAGGACCCAAACCGCTGTCATGGCAGCAGTTCCCTCATGGGGATTATTTACGTGCTGACATTGAACAAAAAATGGATCAATGGCTGGGGCGTATGTTTGGTTACCATATGCTTAAATTAGGTAATTTAAGTGGCGAACTTAATACCAGCGTAAGCACTATAAAACACCAAGTATGTGTTGCCGAAAAGGGGCCTTACACAGGTGTAATAGCCGATATAGACGAACTGCCTTTTTATGAGCACAGTGTTGATGCGTGTATTTTAAGTCACTGCTTAGAGTATCACTCAGATCCACACCACATATTACGCGAGGCACACCGCACGCTGATACCCGGTGGATACATTGTTATTACCGGGTTTAATCCGTTTAGTTTATGTGGATTGGCGCAAATGTTGCCCTTTAGCGGTCAAAAACTGCCGTGGACAGGGCGCTTTTTTACGCCTGCACGGGTAAAAGATTGGCTAAACTTATTAGGGTTTGAAATTATTAGTGATGATCGCTTTATTTACTCATCCCTTGCACGGGGTAACAGGCTTTCGCGGTTTGCGTTTTGGCGCAGTTTTGCCAAACAGTATTTAAAACCTATGGGGAGTGTGTATATGTTGGTAGCGCGAAAACGTGTGGCTCCGCTTACGCCTATAAAACCTAAGTGGCATGCAAGGCCACAGTTTTCACCCGTAAAAGGGGCTGGGCTTAGGCAAACCTCAAAGCAGCACTTTAAGCAGTGTGAGCAAAAAAATAATAATAGTTAA
- the truC gene encoding tRNA pseudouridine(65) synthase TruC, which produces MTEKGEPVEYGELNILYQDEHFVAIDKPAGLLVHRSFLDKHETQFAMQMLRDQLGQHVFPVHRLDRPTSGVLLFALSSEAARDMNQLFIEGTIAKRYLALVRGFAPESVFLDKPLKEELDKIADKFATQNKAPQAAQTQFNCLHQASLPIPIGKYPTVRYSLVECFPKTGRKHQIRRHLNHLSIPIIGDVNHGDNQHNQFFREHFALRRLMLFATQLSFVHPYTHKPIVIKAPLGEDMLSICKQLGWPQQEKDY; this is translated from the coding sequence ATGACTGAAAAGGGAGAACCTGTAGAGTACGGCGAACTTAATATTCTCTACCAAGACGAACACTTTGTTGCCATAGATAAGCCCGCAGGCTTATTGGTCCATCGCTCTTTTTTAGATAAACACGAAACTCAGTTTGCAATGCAGATGCTGCGCGACCAATTAGGGCAACATGTATTTCCGGTGCACAGGCTAGATAGACCAACATCGGGCGTGTTGTTATTTGCGCTAAGCTCAGAAGCGGCTCGTGATATGAATCAGTTATTTATTGAAGGCACGATTGCAAAACGTTATTTAGCCCTTGTACGTGGTTTTGCGCCTGAATCGGTGTTTCTAGATAAACCATTAAAAGAAGAGCTTGATAAAATAGCTGACAAATTTGCTACGCAAAATAAAGCGCCACAAGCGGCGCAAACACAATTTAATTGCCTGCATCAAGCTTCGCTACCCATTCCTATTGGTAAATACCCCACGGTGCGTTACTCGCTCGTAGAGTGTTTTCCAAAAACGGGGCGAAAGCATCAAATTAGGCGCCACCTTAATCATTTATCAATACCTATTATTGGTGATGTAAACCATGGTGATAACCAGCATAATCAATTTTTTAGGGAGCATTTTGCACTGAGGCGGTTAATGCTATTTGCAACGCAGCTTAGTTTTGTGCACCCTTATACGCATAAACCCATCGTAATTAAAGCGCCACTAGGTGAAGACATGCTTAGTATATGTAAGCAACTAGGTTGGCCACAGCAAGAAAAGGATTATTAA
- the dnaQ gene encoding DNA polymerase III subunit epsilon gives MARRQIVLDTETTGIDPKQGHRIIEIGCVELVNRRLTGNNFHVYINPQRSIEEEAIDVHGITNEFLRDKPLYRDIAQEFFDYIKGAELVIHNAPFDVGHMDNEFALLNQGYPNTHDYCQVLDTLKMARDLHPGQKNNLDALCRRYDIDNAKRTLHGALLDSEILADVYLAMTGGQTKLNLNQNKDDGSEQQTGGIRRLSSDRAPLVVLRANDAEQSAHEARLDLVNKEGGHCLWRAE, from the coding sequence ATGGCACGTAGACAAATAGTTTTAGATACAGAAACCACCGGCATCGACCCCAAACAGGGGCACCGCATTATAGAAATTGGGTGTGTAGAATTAGTAAACCGACGTTTAACCGGTAATAATTTTCATGTTTACATTAACCCACAACGCAGCATAGAAGAAGAAGCGATAGATGTTCATGGTATTACCAACGAATTTTTACGTGACAAACCACTTTACCGCGATATAGCGCAAGAGTTTTTTGACTACATTAAAGGTGCAGAGCTTGTAATACATAACGCCCCGTTCGATGTGGGCCACATGGATAACGAATTTGCATTGCTTAACCAAGGCTACCCAAATACCCACGATTACTGCCAAGTTCTCGACACCCTTAAAATGGCGCGTGACTTGCATCCTGGTCAAAAGAACAACCTAGATGCTTTGTGCCGCCGTTACGATATAGATAACGCAAAACGAACATTGCACGGCGCATTACTGGATTCTGAAATTTTAGCCGATGTTTACCTAGCCATGACTGGCGGGCAAACCAAGCTAAACTTAAACCAAAATAAAGATGACGGCAGCGAGCAACAGACTGGCGGCATAAGACGCTTAAGTAGTGACAGAGCACCTTTGGTTGTATTGCGCGCAAACGATGCAGAGCAAAGCGCACACGAAGCACGACTAGATCTTGTAAACAAAGAAGGCGGCCACTGTTTATGGCGCGCTGAATAA
- the gloB gene encoding hydroxyacylglutathione hydrolase, with translation MVQVKAIKAFSDNYIWCVTTHNSDLAWVVDPGDAQPVMAHLAEHNIQLGGILITHHHSDHTGGVAELVKQFSNIAVYGPINSPFAGITNTLVDGDSIEVLGTRFNIITTPGHTLDHICYIHEELAFTGDTLFSGGCGRLFEGTPEQMWESFNKLRELPKTCKVYCTHEYTQANLAFAKAVEPRNPELLQYSDKVDAQRNKSEITLPSTIGQELKINPFMRSDLPTITELIPREFILVTKNNEPWENFASLRRFKDNF, from the coding sequence ATGGTGCAAGTTAAAGCAATTAAAGCATTTTCTGACAATTATATTTGGTGTGTAACTACCCATAATAGCGACCTAGCATGGGTGGTTGACCCAGGCGACGCCCAGCCCGTTATGGCGCATTTAGCAGAGCATAACATACAACTTGGTGGCATTTTAATTACCCACCATCATAGCGATCACACCGGTGGCGTAGCCGAGCTTGTAAAACAGTTTTCAAACATTGCAGTGTACGGCCCTATAAACAGTCCGTTTGCGGGGATCACCAATACACTGGTTGATGGCGATAGCATTGAGGTATTGGGTACGCGTTTTAACATTATTACCACCCCTGGCCATACCCTTGATCACATTTGTTATATTCACGAAGAGTTGGCTTTTACAGGCGATACGCTTTTTAGTGGGGGCTGTGGGCGATTATTTGAAGGCACGCCTGAGCAAATGTGGGAGTCGTTTAATAAGCTGCGTGAGCTACCTAAAACCTGCAAAGTGTACTGTACGCATGAATACACACAAGCCAATTTAGCATTTGCAAAAGCCGTTGAGCCGCGTAACCCTGAGCTACTCCAATACAGCGATAAAGTAGATGCGCAGCGCAATAAGAGCGAAATAACACTGCCAAGTACAATAGGCCAAGAGCTTAAAATTAACCCATTTATGCGCAGTGACCTACCTACTATTACAGAGTTAATCCCAAGAGAATTTATACTGGTTACAAAAAACAATGAACCATGGGAAAACTTTGCTAGTCTGAGACGTTTCAAAGACAACTTTTAG
- a CDS encoding YqcC family protein, which translates to MYQQTQAYLNQLSTLLKKHKLWQSTPIEAHKLQSQVPFCHDTMAFEQWLQFVFIEKMQQLITLNQPLPQNFAIAPMAEMALVGKTGSGEIITLLSELDAFLGKRHD; encoded by the coding sequence ATGTATCAGCAAACACAGGCTTATTTAAACCAATTAAGCACCCTTTTAAAAAAACATAAGCTGTGGCAAAGCACGCCAATAGAGGCGCACAAATTACAATCTCAAGTGCCTTTTTGTCACGATACCATGGCATTTGAGCAATGGTTACAGTTTGTATTTATTGAAAAAATGCAGCAATTAATAACGCTTAATCAACCATTGCCGCAAAATTTTGCCATTGCGCCTATGGCAGAAATGGCGTTAGTAGGTAAAACCGGCAGCGGTGAAATTATAACGCTACTTAGTGAGCTTGATGCATTTTTAGGTAAACGTCATGACTGA
- a CDS encoding helix-turn-helix domain-containing protein, with protein sequence MSTLGQQLKQLRNNKKLSQPEFAEQVGIEQSYLSKLENDKSIPSNEIFRSLLIALDLSIDEFMKPLVSSHDKARLMQIPDVEVWFKSKAVKSSAAQRKIIYLAMFLIAFGCALFYAGHKNYVFNERFYEYRSIGIIKNDEPLNVFNHWKDYIIDPSVEKRTAKLKEMLARRVELFKLMDEYIGESFIEEVTDGKRVYTTNAVPRYISHAGNTWLEFIGLFAAVFGLVLAVLEPKLTRHP encoded by the coding sequence ATGAGCACACTAGGTCAACAATTAAAGCAGCTTAGAAATAATAAAAAATTGAGCCAACCTGAATTTGCAGAACAAGTGGGGATAGAACAGAGTTATTTATCAAAACTTGAAAATGATAAATCAATTCCCTCGAATGAAATATTTAGATCTTTATTGATTGCATTAGATCTTTCAATTGATGAGTTTATGAAGCCGCTAGTATCGAGTCACGATAAAGCTAGGCTGATGCAAATACCCGATGTAGAAGTGTGGTTTAAAAGTAAAGCTGTAAAGAGTTCTGCTGCACAGCGAAAAATTATATACCTCGCTATGTTTTTGATTGCTTTTGGCTGTGCACTATTTTATGCAGGCCATAAAAATTATGTGTTTAATGAACGTTTTTATGAGTATCGCTCAATTGGAATTATTAAAAATGATGAACCACTCAATGTTTTCAATCATTGGAAAGATTATATAATAGATCCCAGTGTTGAAAAGCGTACAGCAAAACTTAAAGAGATGCTTGCTAGGCGTGTTGAACTTTTTAAACTAATGGATGAATATATCGGTGAATCATTTATCGAAGAAGTGACAGATGGTAAACGTGTTTATACAACAAATGCTGTCCCACGCTACATATCACATGCAGGTAATACCTGGCTTGAGTTTATTGGATTATTTGCAGCTGTTTTTGGTTTAGTTCTGGCGGTATTAGAACCAAAATTAACGCGTCACCCATAA
- a CDS encoding flavodoxin, which produces MAHISIFVGSVNGGAERLSYDVANTIEKAGHTASVINEASLDDIKNASHILVVTSTTGQGDVPSNLAGLYFAMNSTFPMLTDKPFGVIAMGDRCYGDTFCGAGRSFDELLRDLQAKPVGNRLEIDACEDFEPWPVAEPWLKIWLEKLPA; this is translated from the coding sequence ATGGCACATATTAGTATTTTTGTAGGCAGCGTTAACGGCGGTGCAGAACGTTTAAGTTATGACGTTGCAAATACAATTGAAAAAGCGGGGCACACTGCGAGCGTTATTAATGAGGCCTCACTTGATGATATTAAAAACGCCTCACATATATTAGTTGTTACCTCTACCACAGGGCAAGGCGATGTACCAAGCAACTTAGCAGGGCTCTACTTTGCTATGAACAGCACATTTCCGATGCTAACTGATAAGCCATTTGGTGTTATAGCCATGGGCGATAGATGCTACGGCGATACGTTTTGCGGTGCAGGGCGCAGCTTTGATGAGCTACTACGTGACTTGCAAGCTAAGCCGGTAGGAAACCGTTTGGAAATAGATGCCTGCGAAGATTTCGAGCCTTGGCCTGTAGCAGAGCCGTGGTTAAAAATATGGCTTGAAAAATTACCTGCTTAG
- a CDS encoding TIGR03503 family protein — MKTMYFITVLCATSLFSASAFAVKQVELLKRDGQQNEIPLLDNRFRIDSQLDEITLLFFRKPGSPAVILVRPDGSKYFATNAVKDPNLDWFDELSYDLITIKKPMAGPWQVIGRILPDSRIVVLGEVSLKAQPLPPMLFRGETIKITGEILNDDEPIDANLFTEVVSLNVDFVSTNDESYANFGAGIQEVAEFKDDGRGFDERPRDGVFTGEFNLDFPAGQWTPELYIATPLLQRRIVQDPIIVHEPPFKSEIALAEQDIDDHLLTINIDSSIVKPNTVIVQGKIYYPNNEEQMFTIDAQAGDTRQLAIKNYDWGRYSVELSVFGTNINGREFMATIPTYKFEIERPIEAVPEIDPATLIDQNLPLETEPVEEKMATSTLVILILGCNLLILLIGWLAIRIFVQNKPIKFKVKLPFLKKKKAADDEVASADKNQVGQNGSKSDKSGEILNLSMSDD, encoded by the coding sequence ATGAAAACGATGTATTTTATAACTGTACTGTGCGCTACCTCGCTGTTTAGCGCCAGTGCGTTTGCGGTTAAGCAAGTAGAGCTGCTTAAACGCGATGGCCAACAAAATGAAATACCGCTGCTAGATAACCGTTTTCGTATAGACAGCCAATTAGACGAAATAACCTTACTATTTTTTAGAAAGCCAGGTTCGCCTGCCGTTATTTTAGTCAGACCTGATGGTAGCAAGTATTTTGCTACTAACGCAGTTAAAGATCCTAACCTCGATTGGTTTGATGAACTTAGTTACGATTTAATCACCATAAAAAAGCCCATGGCTGGCCCATGGCAAGTTATAGGCCGCATTTTGCCCGACAGCCGCATTGTAGTGCTTGGTGAAGTGTCTTTAAAAGCGCAGCCGTTACCCCCTATGTTGTTTAGAGGTGAGACAATAAAAATAACGGGCGAAATTTTAAATGATGATGAGCCTATTGATGCTAACTTATTCACAGAGGTAGTAAGCCTTAACGTTGACTTTGTGAGTACCAACGATGAAAGCTATGCAAACTTTGGTGCAGGCATTCAAGAGGTTGCAGAATTTAAAGACGATGGCCGCGGCTTTGACGAGCGCCCTAGAGATGGCGTATTCACAGGTGAGTTTAATTTAGACTTTCCTGCAGGGCAGTGGACGCCAGAACTCTATATAGCGACTCCTTTATTACAGCGACGGATAGTGCAAGACCCTATTATTGTGCATGAACCGCCATTTAAATCTGAAATAGCACTGGCAGAGCAAGATATCGACGATCACCTGCTAACTATTAATATAGATAGCAGTATAGTCAAACCCAACACCGTCATTGTGCAGGGGAAAATTTATTACCCTAATAATGAAGAGCAAATGTTTACCATTGATGCGCAAGCGGGTGATACACGCCAACTGGCAATTAAAAACTATGATTGGGGAAGATACAGCGTTGAACTGTCTGTTTTTGGCACTAATATAAACGGGCGTGAGTTTATGGCCACAATACCAACGTACAAATTCGAGATAGAAAGACCCATAGAAGCAGTGCCTGAAATAGACCCTGCTACGCTTATTGATCAAAACCTCCCCCTAGAGACTGAGCCTGTAGAAGAAAAAATGGCCACTTCTACATTAGTGATTTTAATCTTAGGCTGTAATTTACTCATTTTATTGATAGGGTGGTTAGCAATTCGTATTTTTGTACAGAATAAACCGATTAAATTTAAAGTTAAGCTTCCTTTTTTAAAGAAAAAGAAAGCAGCTGATGACGAAGTTGCCAGCGCGGATAAAAATCAAGTCGGCCAAAATGGCTCAAAAAGTGATAAATCAGGTGAAATTTTAAACCTTTCGATGTCAGATGACTAA
- the rnhA gene encoding ribonuclease HI → MQKTVEIYTDGSCLGNPGPGGYGIFMIYNGHEKKLSQGYKLTTNNRMEMLAAIVALESLTRPCIVNLTTDSQYVKQGIESWIANWKKRGWQTSAKKPVKNVDLWKRLDSACSEHTVTWKWVKGHSGHKYNEIVDDLARDAASSSNLLDDVGYQP, encoded by the coding sequence GTGCAAAAAACCGTAGAGATTTACACCGATGGCTCATGTTTAGGTAATCCGGGCCCAGGTGGTTATGGTATTTTTATGATTTATAACGGCCACGAAAAAAAATTAAGCCAAGGCTATAAGCTCACCACAAACAACCGTATGGAAATGCTAGCGGCCATTGTTGCCCTTGAATCACTTACCCGCCCTTGCATCGTTAACCTCACTACAGATAGCCAATATGTTAAGCAAGGCATTGAGTCGTGGATTGCAAATTGGAAAAAACGAGGCTGGCAAACATCGGCGAAGAAGCCTGTTAAAAATGTTGATTTGTGGAAACGCCTTGATAGCGCTTGCAGTGAGCATACGGTTACATGGAAATGGGTAAAGGGACATAGTGGGCATAAATATAACGAAATAGTTGACGATTTAGCCCGTGACGCCGCAAGCAGTAGCAACCTGCTTGACGATGTAGGGTACCAGCCTTAA